A window of Paenibacillus sp. 19GGS1-52 contains these coding sequences:
- the dhaS gene encoding dihydroxyacetone kinase transcriptional activator DhaS yields MSNSFLTKKALAQSLKSLMEHIPLNKISVKHLVDDCGLNRQTFYYHFQDIFDLLGWIYKTEAVESIAQYRSYSTWTDGFYRIFCYIESNKAFCYNTLDSLGRNHLDAYLYEVTNDLIMGVINELSSNMTVSSEDKRFIANFYTLAFTGLVIQWLRDGMKEQPKQIIAKLSELIEGNFLKALHRYEDKPS; encoded by the coding sequence TTGTCCAATTCCTTCCTGACCAAAAAAGCGCTCGCCCAGTCCTTGAAATCGCTGATGGAGCATATTCCACTGAATAAAATATCAGTCAAGCATCTTGTAGATGATTGCGGGTTGAATAGACAGACTTTTTATTATCACTTTCAGGATATTTTTGATTTACTGGGCTGGATTTATAAGACCGAAGCTGTGGAAAGTATTGCCCAGTATCGCAGCTATAGCACGTGGACGGACGGCTTCTATAGAATCTTCTGTTATATTGAGAGCAACAAAGCCTTCTGCTACAACACCCTCGATTCCCTCGGCAGAAATCATCTGGATGCCTATCTTTATGAAGTGACGAATGACCTGATCATGGGCGTCATTAACGAACTTTCTTCCAATATGACAGTCAGTAGCGAGGATAAACGATTTATAGCCAACTTCTATACTCTGGCCTTTACTGGTCTCGTGATCCAATGGTTGAGAGATGGCATGAAGGAACAGCCGAAGCAGATTATAGCGAAGCTCAGCGAGCTCATTGAGGGAAACTTCCTCAAGGCGCTGCATAGATATGAAGATAAGCCGTCGTGA
- a CDS encoding oleate hydratase yields the protein MKKEYGNKQVYFVGGGIASLAGAAYLVRDCDFPGQNIHIIEEMKILGGSNDGSGNGEQGYVIRGGRMLNDEAYENLWELLQSIPSIDHPEKSVREEIIEFDNANPTHANARLVNRKGEIEDVLSMGFDMADRLALGKLIITPEDKMGKARINDWFGPHFFQTNFWYMWATTFAFQPWHSAVEFKRYMIRFMHEFPRIQTLEGVTRTPYNQYDSIILPMHKYLEPHGIDFTLKCTVTDLQFKDGDGITVTKMNVLRQGVADVIEVNEGDLVIVTNGSMTEGSSIGSMTKAPQLNGKGSSWKLWENIASKKPGLGNPSSFDDHVDESKWESFTVTFQDSKFFDLMEKFSRNRAGTGALVTFKDSSWFMSIVLAFQPHFRNQPENVTVFWGYGLYPDKVGDFVKKRMSDCTGEEIMEELIGHLHFEESKEEIMASANCIPCMMPYITSQFMPRLNSDRPKVVPEGSTNLAFISQYCEIPDDVVFTEEYSVRAARTAVYTLLGMNRPIEPINQYQFDVRTLFTSFVTSFR from the coding sequence GTGAAAAAAGAGTACGGTAATAAACAGGTTTATTTTGTCGGTGGCGGAATTGCATCACTTGCGGGTGCAGCATACCTCGTCAGAGACTGTGACTTTCCGGGACAGAACATTCACATCATTGAAGAAATGAAAATTCTCGGCGGCAGCAACGACGGTTCTGGAAATGGCGAGCAAGGTTATGTCATTCGCGGTGGCCGGATGCTCAATGACGAGGCTTATGAGAATTTATGGGAGCTGCTGCAGTCTATTCCTTCCATTGATCATCCGGAGAAATCGGTTAGAGAAGAAATTATAGAATTCGATAATGCCAACCCGACTCATGCTAATGCCAGATTGGTGAATCGTAAAGGCGAAATAGAAGATGTTTTGTCCATGGGCTTCGATATGGCGGACCGACTGGCGCTGGGCAAGCTGATCATTACACCGGAAGACAAAATGGGCAAAGCTCGTATTAATGATTGGTTCGGCCCGCATTTCTTCCAAACTAATTTCTGGTATATGTGGGCGACTACCTTCGCCTTCCAGCCTTGGCACAGTGCGGTCGAGTTCAAAAGATATATGATCCGCTTTATGCATGAATTTCCAAGAATTCAAACTCTGGAAGGCGTAACCCGCACACCTTATAACCAATACGATTCTATTATTCTGCCCATGCACAAGTATCTGGAACCACATGGTATTGATTTCACCTTAAAATGTACGGTAACCGACCTGCAATTCAAAGATGGTGATGGGATTACTGTTACCAAGATGAATGTGCTGCGCCAAGGGGTAGCGGATGTGATCGAAGTCAACGAAGGCGACCTTGTGATCGTCACAAATGGCTCCATGACTGAAGGCTCTAGTATTGGTTCCATGACCAAAGCGCCACAATTAAACGGTAAGGGAAGCTCATGGAAACTGTGGGAAAATATCGCCAGCAAGAAGCCGGGTCTAGGCAATCCTTCCTCCTTCGATGACCATGTAGACGAATCCAAATGGGAGTCTTTTACCGTAACGTTCCAGGACTCCAAATTCTTCGATCTGATGGAGAAATTCTCGCGCAACCGGGCCGGTACTGGCGCCTTGGTAACCTTCAAGGATTCCAGTTGGTTCATGTCCATCGTCTTGGCCTTCCAGCCACATTTCCGCAACCAGCCAGAGAATGTGACCGTGTTCTGGGGCTACGGACTGTATCCGGACAAGGTCGGCGATTTCGTCAAGAAGCGAATGAGCGATTGTACCGGGGAAGAAATTATGGAAGAGCTGATCGGTCATCTTCATTTTGAAGAATCTAAAGAGGAGATTATGGCTTCCGCCAATTGTATTCCTTGTATGATGCCTTATATTACCTCCCAATTCATGCCTAGACTGAACAGTGACAGACCCAAGGTTGTTCCGGAAGGCTCTACCAATCTGGCGTTCATCAGCCAATATTGTGAGATTCCCGACGATGTTGTGTTTACCGAGGAATACTCCGTAAGGGCGGCAAGAACGGCAGTTTACACGCTGCTCGGCATGAACCGGCCGATTGAGCCGATCAACCAGTATCAATTCGATGTCCGGACGTTGTTCACGAGCTTTGTGACTTCATTCCGCTAA
- a CDS encoding DsbA family oxidoreductase gives MRIDIWSDYACPFCYIGKRRLENALSQFPNRDKVEVVYRSFQLDPTAAVKSDKDIHDLLAVKYGMTRDKAKAMNEQLAEQARGVGLDFHFDTMQSTNTFDSHRLSHYASSQGKAAEMTERLLQAYFTESLNLGERSVLVSLAAEVGLDQAATAAMLESEAYKAEVNADIAEGQRLNITGVPFFVFNNKYAVSGAQPGPVFTEVLDTVWAEEQNAPVLQVVGTGKSEVSTDDGCSDGSCSV, from the coding sequence ATGAGAATAGATATTTGGTCCGATTATGCATGTCCATTCTGTTATATAGGTAAAAGACGGCTTGAAAACGCGCTGAGTCAGTTTCCTAATCGTGACAAGGTAGAAGTGGTGTATCGCAGCTTCCAACTTGATCCTACCGCTGCTGTAAAGAGCGATAAGGATATTCATGATTTGCTGGCCGTAAAATATGGAATGACCCGTGATAAGGCTAAGGCGATGAACGAACAGCTGGCTGAGCAGGCTAGAGGAGTGGGCTTGGATTTTCATTTTGATACGATGCAGTCTACTAACACCTTTGACAGCCATCGCTTGAGCCATTATGCCAGTTCGCAAGGGAAAGCGGCGGAAATGACAGAACGGCTGCTGCAGGCTTATTTTACGGAATCGCTGAATCTGGGTGAACGCTCTGTACTGGTATCTCTTGCTGCCGAGGTCGGCTTGGATCAGGCTGCTACTGCGGCGATGCTGGAATCCGAGGCTTACAAGGCTGAAGTAAATGCAGATATTGCCGAAGGCCAGCGGTTGAATATTACCGGTGTTCCTTTCTTTGTCTTTAATAATAAATATGCTGTTTCCGGCGCTCAGCCTGGTCCTGTATTCACTGAAGTACTAGATACCGTATGGGCTGAGGAGCAGAATGCTCCGGTTCTGCAAGTAGTCGGCACGGGCAAGTCCGAGGTCTCAACGGATGATGGCTGTTCTGACGGGTCTTGCAGTGTGTAA
- a CDS encoding glycosyltransferase family 4 protein, with protein MHVGIFMHTNYFEDFFVKGLGLTEEEYVNSYHNDFSFDYARLLGKSGIHTTIYNFVRSGNEVRTYQHGVVDCTVKFIPLGALYRAYHAIPLSHRTPIGKFISQYVSTIHKDLSEIIRADGINLIYAQEYASGRFERLASIAKKLNIPIIAAYHGGSIHKWIMPIKKRTLHKATFLTTLNEDEQLSMVTQFPWLSDRIRLLPNFVNSEIFYRRDKKHALHALGLDPGSRYIITVGRLFEHQKGHSLLVEAVQQLKDIPDLKILIAGNGPDEHRLQEMIREKGLEDKIILLGSIRDKEVLANYYNASELFVLPSRYEGLPLVILEASACGLPTVAFNVMGVRGLVQNGVNGLLAENLDPAALAASLSKLLGDPALCSELGEAAFQIVRSNYSEEIIGAKLNNLLLESLGLGAELTTLRLGDGFAPKLTAPL; from the coding sequence ATGCATGTCGGGATCTTTATGCATACTAATTACTTTGAGGATTTCTTCGTTAAGGGATTGGGGCTCACTGAAGAGGAATACGTGAATTCATACCATAATGACTTTTCTTTCGACTATGCGCGTCTCTTGGGCAAGAGCGGCATACACACGACCATTTACAATTTTGTACGCAGTGGCAATGAGGTACGAACTTACCAGCATGGGGTTGTGGATTGCACGGTAAAGTTTATTCCGCTCGGCGCACTTTATAGAGCCTACCATGCCATTCCTTTATCTCATCGGACCCCGATTGGGAAGTTTATCTCTCAATATGTGTCTACTATTCATAAGGATTTAAGCGAAATAATCCGCGCGGATGGAATCAATCTTATCTATGCCCAGGAATATGCCTCAGGACGATTCGAACGGCTGGCCTCTATCGCCAAGAAATTGAATATACCGATTATAGCCGCGTATCACGGTGGCAGTATTCATAAATGGATTATGCCGATTAAGAAACGAACGCTGCATAAGGCAACTTTCCTCACTACGCTTAATGAAGATGAGCAGCTTAGCATGGTTACACAATTCCCATGGCTGTCAGACCGGATCCGACTGCTGCCCAACTTTGTGAATTCGGAAATCTTTTACCGCCGGGATAAAAAACATGCACTTCATGCGCTTGGACTTGACCCGGGCAGTCGCTACATCATTACTGTAGGCCGTCTGTTCGAGCATCAGAAAGGGCATTCCTTGCTTGTTGAAGCTGTACAGCAGCTCAAGGATATTCCGGATCTCAAGATTCTAATCGCCGGCAACGGACCTGATGAACATAGGTTGCAGGAAATGATTCGAGAAAAAGGTCTGGAAGACAAAATAATTCTACTGGGCTCGATTCGTGATAAAGAAGTGTTGGCGAATTATTATAATGCCTCCGAGCTGTTCGTGTTACCTTCCCGCTATGAAGGGCTGCCGCTCGTCATTCTGGAGGCCAGCGCCTGCGGTTTGCCAACAGTTGCTTTTAATGTCATGGGGGTAAGAGGGCTGGTGCAGAATGGTGTGAACGGTCTGCTTGCGGAGAATCTGGATCCTGCCGCCCTTGCTGCATCTCTTAGTAAGCTGCTGGGCGATCCCGCTTTATGCTCAGAGCTGGGCGAGGCCGCCTTTCAAATTGTCCGCTCCAATTATTCCGAGGAGATTATTGGTGCCAAGCTGAACAATCTTCTGCTGGAAAGCTTAGGGCTTGGAGCCGAACTGACTACATTGCGCTTAGGGGATGGCTTTGCACCCAAATTGACGGCGCCTTTGTAA
- a CDS encoding glycosyltransferase family 2 protein, whose amino-acid sequence MHDVSIVIPTRNRIEDLRLCIESIGRQTELEDISIELLIVDDGELPENTLKYFRKVLAGMPQAELKYYRKTKPGVWLSRYEALGLVDGEILLTFDDDAELDDPLYIRRMLDTYAADKSIVGVGGIAKGLSSSRSGKLLGMLTCQMSGSPGRLSASTLAGSLLRWGETENTFETDFFHGCNMSFRRTALQDMKPYPWMTSYAVADDIYMCHLASRYGKLVINPEMKITHHESPSSRDKAGRVARATAINHYYLLNLRKAPVRNYAALLWTLSYLTGKATLKRNFNAVSGYAGGILFVLNPRKNKYREYMLD is encoded by the coding sequence ATGCATGATGTATCTATAGTAATTCCTACCCGCAACCGGATAGAAGACCTAAGACTATGTATCGAGTCCATTGGCAGGCAAACTGAGCTAGAGGATATATCCATCGAGTTGCTTATCGTTGACGACGGTGAACTTCCAGAGAATACGCTGAAGTATTTCCGTAAGGTACTGGCCGGAATGCCCCAAGCTGAATTGAAATATTACCGTAAGACTAAACCCGGTGTCTGGCTCTCCCGTTATGAAGCCCTAGGACTGGTAGATGGTGAGATTCTACTGACCTTCGATGATGATGCCGAACTGGACGATCCCCTCTACATTCGCCGAATGCTGGATACCTATGCTGCGGACAAGTCTATTGTGGGTGTAGGCGGCATAGCTAAAGGTCTCTCCAGCAGCCGCTCTGGCAAACTGCTTGGCATGCTTACCTGCCAAATGTCAGGCTCCCCTGGAAGACTGTCTGCAAGTACACTCGCAGGCTCCCTGCTGCGATGGGGGGAGACAGAAAATACCTTCGAGACCGATTTTTTTCACGGCTGCAATATGTCATTCCGGCGTACGGCCCTGCAGGATATGAAGCCCTACCCGTGGATGACCAGCTATGCTGTTGCTGATGATATTTACATGTGCCACTTGGCCAGTCGTTACGGCAAGCTTGTAATTAATCCGGAGATGAAGATCACCCATCATGAATCTCCTAGCTCACGTGACAAGGCTGGACGTGTCGCCCGAGCCACCGCGATCAATCATTACTATCTACTAAATTTGCGAAAGGCTCCGGTGAGGAACTATGCGGCCCTACTCTGGACATTGTCTTATTTAACAGGGAAAGCAACACTTAAGCGGAATTTCAATGCGGTATCCGGTTATGCCGGGGGTATTCTGTTTGTACTTAATCCCCGCAAAAATAAATATAGAGAATATATGCTCGATTAA
- a CDS encoding FAD:protein FMN transferase — protein MFKNKKLTLILAALVIILVIAVSVWLFVGNKKDSTSETPNGATVTKEGDTTSMSQTFYIYDTVVNIKVYGDTVAQKNMDHIQHMLERMDKEFSRTKEDGELYAVNKAAGKEAVVVSDETLDIVKQSVKYAEEMDGLFDPTIGPLVDLWNIGSGGDHVPPQADIDKAKSLINYKDVIIDEAAKTVKLAKEGMILDMGGIGKGYAADRVADYLKAQGLDSAMINLGGSSIIALGNKPNGAQWNIGLQDPDQSRGTQLGTIKITNEVIDASGVYERFFMQDGVRYHHILDPRTGFPSQNGLKSVTIMSPNATDADALSTGVFLMGEEAGIKYLEALPENVEAFFITDDNKIYATSGIRQRLQLTDPTYSFAN, from the coding sequence ATGTTTAAGAACAAGAAATTGACGCTAATCCTCGCCGCTCTCGTCATTATCCTCGTCATAGCTGTCAGCGTCTGGCTATTTGTTGGCAATAAGAAAGACAGCACTTCTGAAACTCCAAACGGAGCAACGGTAACAAAAGAAGGCGATACAACCTCTATGTCACAGACTTTCTATATTTATGATACGGTTGTAAATATCAAAGTTTATGGTGACACAGTAGCTCAAAAAAATATGGATCATATTCAGCATATGCTGGAGCGAATGGATAAGGAGTTCAGTCGCACCAAAGAAGATGGTGAACTTTATGCCGTCAATAAGGCAGCCGGAAAAGAAGCAGTTGTTGTTTCCGACGAAACCTTGGATATTGTCAAGCAATCGGTGAAGTATGCCGAGGAGATGGACGGGCTGTTCGATCCTACCATTGGCCCCCTCGTGGATCTCTGGAATATCGGCAGTGGAGGCGACCATGTCCCTCCTCAAGCGGATATAGACAAGGCAAAGAGCCTGATCAATTACAAAGATGTTATTATTGATGAAGCTGCCAAGACTGTGAAACTGGCTAAAGAAGGCATGATTCTTGATATGGGCGGTATCGGCAAAGGTTATGCTGCCGACCGGGTCGCCGACTATTTGAAGGCACAGGGCCTAGACAGCGCTATGATTAACCTCGGCGGCAGCAGTATCATTGCCCTTGGCAACAAACCGAATGGGGCGCAGTGGAACATTGGCCTGCAAGACCCAGACCAAAGCCGTGGTACACAGCTTGGTACGATTAAGATTACTAATGAGGTTATCGATGCTTCAGGTGTATACGAACGCTTTTTCATGCAAGACGGGGTCCGCTACCATCATATTCTTGATCCGCGTACAGGCTTTCCTTCTCAGAATGGCCTAAAAAGCGTGACGATCATGAGTCCGAATGCTACAGATGCAGATGCCTTGTCCACCGGAGTATTCCTGATGGGTGAAGAAGCTGGCATCAAATATCTAGAAGCACTTCCCGAGAATGTAGAAGCTTTCTTCATTACCGATGACAATAAGATTTATGCAACCTCAGGGATAAGACAAAGACTGCAATTGACTGACCCTACGTACAGCTTTGCGAATTAA
- a CDS encoding HAD family hydrolase, whose product MVNSNKQAIFFDLDDTLYDHLVPFREAVREVLTPDESSLDYAELFYIVRHHSDLLWPKYLSGELPLEETRVLRLELAFAEFGLPLNRDKASRVQASYIGRQYQIEMIEGVREQLERFIANGHIVGIITNGPAEHQMKKIIGLGVDQLIPLDRIFISDAVGIAKPNPELFAHVNRMTGTLAENSIYIGDTWANDVVGALAAGWRVCWYNPRGRQPATDQEPSYIFTDYEEFSKLPIV is encoded by the coding sequence TTGGTAAATAGCAACAAGCAAGCTATATTTTTTGATTTGGATGACACGCTGTATGATCATCTGGTTCCTTTTCGGGAAGCGGTGCGTGAAGTTCTGACTCCAGATGAGAGCAGTCTGGATTATGCAGAATTATTCTACATCGTAAGGCATCACAGTGATTTGCTGTGGCCGAAGTATCTAAGTGGGGAGCTTCCACTTGAGGAGACGCGGGTGCTGCGACTAGAGCTTGCTTTTGCAGAATTTGGTCTACCCCTTAATCGGGATAAGGCGTCAAGGGTCCAAGCATCCTATATCGGTCGTCAATACCAGATTGAGATGATCGAAGGCGTGCGGGAGCAGTTGGAACGGTTTATTGCAAATGGGCATATTGTAGGTATTATTACGAACGGCCCTGCAGAGCATCAGATGAAGAAGATTATCGGTCTGGGTGTGGATCAACTCATCCCGCTGGATAGAATCTTTATCTCTGATGCTGTGGGAATCGCCAAGCCGAACCCGGAACTATTTGCTCACGTCAACCGCATGACAGGAACTTTAGCTGAGAATTCGATCTATATAGGAGATACATGGGCTAATGATGTGGTTGGGGCTCTTGCCGCTGGTTGGAGGGTATGCTGGTACAACCCACGAGGAAGACAGCCGGCAACAGACCAAGAACCAAGCTATATTTTCACTGACTATGAGGAATTCAGCAAGCTGCCTATAGTGTGA
- a CDS encoding GNAT family N-acetyltransferase, which translates to MMQNYRMERAGLEDLELLIPLFDEYRVFYGQVSDPTGARAFLTERLKHDESVIFMAVEGEGNNKRAGGLTQLYPSFSSVTMQRLWILNDLFVSATQRGFGLGSLLLKGARDFAVSTGTKGLSLTTMTDNFVAQRLYERQGYIKDDEFYTYNLFFK; encoded by the coding sequence ATGATGCAGAACTATCGTATGGAGCGGGCGGGTTTGGAGGATCTGGAGCTGCTTATTCCACTGTTTGATGAATACCGGGTGTTTTATGGTCAGGTATCCGATCCGACAGGAGCCCGTGCCTTTTTGACGGAAAGGCTAAAGCATGATGAATCCGTTATATTCATGGCAGTAGAGGGTGAAGGCAACAATAAACGTGCTGGTGGCCTTACTCAGCTGTATCCGTCTTTCTCATCGGTGACTATGCAGCGGCTCTGGATACTCAATGATTTGTTTGTATCTGCAACGCAACGCGGGTTTGGATTGGGTTCCCTGTTGTTGAAGGGAGCTCGCGATTTTGCTGTAAGTACAGGCACCAAGGGCTTGTCACTAACCACAATGACGGATAATTTTGTTGCCCAGCGCTTGTATGAAAGACAAGGTTATATAAAGGATGACGAATTTTATACCTATAATCTCTTTTTTAAATAA
- a CDS encoding metallophosphoesterase produces the protein MRIGVVSDTHMSKNEKSLPQELIAEFRKVDQILHLGDWVDLEIYDLLAELAPVEGIAGNNDGAEIIARFGERKIVTLGGVRIGMIHGHAPYSGKGTDGNALLAFADEQVDVILFGHSHQPLLHKQNGILLFNPGSPTDKRREKLYSFGLLDIEEGRVSARHVFYESKR, from the coding sequence ATGAGAATTGGAGTAGTATCAGATACACATATGAGCAAGAATGAGAAGTCTTTGCCGCAGGAGCTTATTGCAGAATTTCGCAAGGTGGACCAGATTCTACATCTTGGCGATTGGGTAGACTTAGAGATCTATGATCTGCTGGCGGAGTTAGCTCCAGTGGAAGGAATTGCCGGTAACAATGATGGTGCCGAGATTATTGCGCGGTTTGGTGAGCGCAAGATCGTTACACTGGGGGGAGTACGTATTGGAATGATACATGGACATGCGCCTTACTCAGGCAAAGGTACAGACGGGAATGCGCTCCTGGCATTTGCCGATGAACAGGTGGACGTCATTCTGTTTGGTCATTCGCATCAGCCGTTGCTTCATAAGCAGAATGGCATCTTGCTCTTCAATCCGGGCTCTCCAACGGATAAACGGCGTGAGAAATTATATTCGTTCGGTTTGCTGGATATAGAAGAAGGTAGAGTCAGCGCCCGCCATGTATTCTATGAATCCAAGAGATGA
- a CDS encoding YqkE family protein — protein MAKKKKFPTTPRPAAVDGPATLKDLLSSDVLSKLKAQSDELKAEENDRKEAVRKVVEDQRTAEKKRLENDFAHLLDNSSQDWKKFK, from the coding sequence ATGGCTAAAAAGAAGAAATTTCCAACTACTCCGCGCCCTGCTGCGGTAGATGGTCCCGCTACGCTGAAGGACCTGCTCAGCAGCGATGTCTTAAGCAAGCTTAAAGCGCAGTCTGATGAGTTGAAGGCTGAGGAGAACGACCGTAAAGAAGCTGTCCGTAAGGTAGTGGAAGATCAGCGTACTGCCGAGAAGAAACGGCTGGAGAATGATTTTGCCCATTTGCTGGATAATAGCAGTCAGGACTGGAAGAAGTTCAAATAA
- a CDS encoding helix-turn-helix domain-containing protein, with product MKSTDLCPRLQKSMDIIGRRWTGLIIYQLLQGPQRFGAIEASLPISGRLLSERLKELELEGIVHREVFPETPVRIQYSLTDKGLGLEPVIRDLQHWSDAWIEPVAESIEP from the coding sequence ATGAAATCCACAGATCTGTGTCCACGGTTACAAAAAAGCATGGATATTATAGGCAGACGTTGGACAGGCCTGATCATCTATCAGTTACTGCAAGGACCACAGCGTTTCGGTGCCATTGAAGCTTCTCTTCCGATCAGCGGCAGACTGTTGTCTGAACGGCTCAAGGAACTGGAACTGGAGGGTATTGTCCATCGGGAGGTCTTCCCCGAAACACCCGTAAGGATCCAGTACTCCTTAACGGATAAAGGTCTTGGACTGGAGCCTGTCATTCGGGATTTGCAGCACTGGTCAGATGCATGGATCGAACCCGTAGCCGAATCTATCGAACCTTGA
- a CDS encoding GNAT family N-acetyltransferase — MDWQKGSIEDAALEDLAAIVEIYNSTISGRMVTADLEPVTIEERQQWFHEHNSHHRPLWVLRQEGQIAAWFSFQSFYGRPAYNGTAEISVYVNENFRGSGAGTLLLNKAIEEAPRLGVKNLVGFVFGHNQPSLQLLQKFGFERWGLLPGIAEMDGIERDLVIIGRKLGS, encoded by the coding sequence ATGGATTGGCAGAAGGGTAGTATTGAAGATGCAGCACTGGAAGATTTAGCGGCAATTGTAGAAATATATAATTCTACAATTTCAGGTCGGATGGTAACCGCCGACCTGGAACCGGTCACTATAGAAGAGAGACAGCAGTGGTTCCATGAGCATAACAGCCATCATCGTCCGCTGTGGGTGCTGCGACAAGAGGGACAGATTGCCGCCTGGTTCAGTTTCCAGTCGTTCTATGGCCGACCTGCCTATAATGGAACTGCAGAAATCAGTGTATACGTGAATGAGAACTTTCGCGGCAGTGGAGCCGGAACTCTGCTGCTGAACAAGGCAATAGAGGAAGCACCACGCCTAGGCGTAAAAAATCTCGTTGGCTTTGTATTTGGCCATAATCAGCCAAGCCTGCAACTGCTGCAGAAATTCGGCTTTGAACGATGGGGTTTACTGCCCGGAATTGCCGAAATGGACGGCATCGAGCGTGATTTAGTCATCATCGGACGTAAATTGGGATCATAA
- a CDS encoding SDR family oxidoreductase translates to MKGKIVIVTGGNSGMGLATTVEMARRGAQVVMACRSRKRGEDALAYAKQKSGSDHIELMLCDLASLESIRSFVEEFKASYSVLDVLINNAGVVAIKRQLTADGFELDLGVNHLGHFLLTNLLLDTLKAAEQGRIVVVASGAYKLGALHYEDPTLSRRFNPAKGYARSKLANILFTKELAKQLQGTGVTANCLHPGAVGTNIGVNRETGFGRSILKLVSFFFLTPEQGADTAIYLATAPELREVTGQYYYRRKIKELSPRAENTAEAGRLWQWSLEQVGLK, encoded by the coding sequence ATGAAGGGTAAAATCGTGATTGTAACCGGAGGAAACTCCGGTATGGGCTTGGCTACAACAGTTGAAATGGCGCGCAGGGGGGCACAGGTTGTTATGGCCTGCCGCAGCCGTAAGCGCGGGGAAGATGCGCTTGCTTACGCCAAGCAGAAAAGCGGTTCAGACCATATTGAGCTGATGCTCTGCGATCTGGCCTCGCTTGAGAGCATCCGCAGCTTCGTTGAGGAGTTTAAGGCAAGCTATTCCGTATTGGATGTGTTAATTAATAATGCCGGAGTAGTGGCTATTAAACGCCAGCTAACGGCTGACGGTTTTGAGCTGGATCTCGGTGTGAATCACCTGGGACATTTTCTGCTCACTAATCTCCTGCTGGATACACTTAAGGCAGCAGAGCAGGGGCGTATAGTTGTAGTTGCCTCGGGCGCCTACAAGCTCGGTGCCCTTCATTATGAAGACCCTACCCTATCCCGTCGCTTTAACCCGGCCAAAGGATATGCCAGGTCCAAGCTAGCCAATATTCTGTTCACTAAAGAGTTGGCTAAACAGCTGCAGGGAACAGGGGTTACTGCCAACTGTCTGCATCCGGGAGCAGTGGGAACCAACATCGGTGTGAACCGCGAGACCGGCTTTGGCCGCTCGATTCTGAAGCTGGTGTCGTTCTTCTTTCTGACTCCTGAGCAGGGTGCGGATACAGCGATTTATCTGGCGACTGCACCGGAGCTGCGTGAAGTGACTGGGCAGTATTATTACCGCCGCAAGATCAAGGAGCTGTCTCCAAGAGCTGAGAATACAGCAGAGGCTGGGCGATTATGGCAATGGAGTCTGGAGCAGGTTGGCTTGAAGTGA